A genomic stretch from candidate division WOR-3 bacterium includes:
- a CDS encoding diguanylate cyclase, whose translation MASFKRVYIDSLTGVYNRAFLDEKIAEILQNARDEGKALSVVMFDIDYFKRINDLYGHAVGDQVLREFAEFLKNSLRAGDILIRYGGDEFLAILSNVSYSDALKIVERILENCKKQEFAKLRITVSAGISSFPKHADNWGSLFELVDKSLYFAKRNGRDRVGVLQNVGRVIIPTYDIVGRINEIEKIITFLEGSKKAKVLHIIGEIGVGKTRLAKEVLNHPQLKSYDRFESLLSPSTKSIVFYPVRQLVKYLVQKSDSILKELPPSLLSEIYKLNPPENSELGELFYVDKFKLFEALKELLKVYTQKVSPLIIFIDDAHWIDEFSLELLSYIFRSDDAGNFAVIFASRIEETKEDLTKKFFGFLRRDFMEIRLMPLGKEELKQLTVMVFGQNVPDFFVDFLFLKSGGNPYIAYELIESLTKSGDVYWNGESWEFKKDFDFDVPSTLLALTEMKIASLGAKELNVLEYMAVFGKPVDLDLLSDFTSLRYEELIPIMERLENLGFISRDFAGSYYVPEGVFVECLCKKLSENRRAIIHSRIADVLKEISPESVEEIAQHYYKGGNFDDAFEFLLKAAERAISYYALKNAITYYSWALGCLEKKRRVEEKDKRKAEILVKRSKLYSEVGDRKSAFVDAEEALNIALNAKDMELQAEASMQVGVSLLNLARYSEAIERLQHASSLFEKLRDFKGVVECDLHLGSIFQEQSKYKLSQSYYTRALETAKSINDEDLIMKAGYQLASLFVDMGNLDDAVPLLNEALKISKKLKDKKFELKISNQLGILYVEKGDLDKGIKLLQDSLELSRQLYDLRTEAVISHNLGIILFKHMGKTKEAVEYLERSLNVFYLIGDRVSECIVLSSLGTIYKSMGKYSAVKESFSKSLKIAKRKLRLKGSF comes from the coding sequence ATGGCGTCATTTAAGCGGGTTTACATTGATTCCCTTACTGGAGTGTATAATAGGGCTTTCCTCGACGAGAAAATTGCTGAAATACTCCAGAATGCAAGGGATGAAGGCAAGGCATTGTCAGTTGTAATGTTTGACATTGATTACTTCAAAAGAATCAATGATCTTTATGGTCACGCGGTAGGTGATCAAGTATTAAGAGAATTTGCAGAGTTTCTTAAAAATTCTTTAAGGGCAGGGGACATTCTCATACGCTACGGTGGAGATGAATTTCTTGCAATATTAAGTAATGTTAGTTATTCTGATGCCTTGAAGATTGTTGAGAGGATTCTGGAAAACTGCAAGAAGCAAGAGTTTGCAAAATTGAGAATCACTGTAAGTGCTGGTATATCCTCTTTTCCTAAACACGCAGATAATTGGGGGAGCCTTTTTGAACTTGTCGACAAGAGTCTTTACTTTGCTAAGAGGAATGGTAGAGATAGAGTTGGCGTCTTACAGAATGTCGGTCGGGTTATAATTCCTACCTATGATATTGTGGGCCGAATCAATGAGATCGAAAAGATTATAACTTTCTTAGAAGGCTCAAAAAAGGCTAAAGTCCTTCATATTATTGGAGAGATAGGGGTTGGAAAAACAAGGCTTGCAAAAGAAGTTTTGAACCATCCACAACTCAAATCCTACGATAGATTCGAGAGTCTTCTTTCACCTTCAACAAAATCCATAGTCTTTTATCCTGTTAGACAATTGGTAAAATATTTGGTACAAAAGAGTGATTCAATTCTGAAAGAGCTTCCTCCCAGTTTACTAAGTGAAATTTATAAGTTGAATCCTCCAGAGAATAGCGAACTGGGAGAGCTTTTTTATGTGGATAAATTTAAGTTATTTGAGGCCTTAAAGGAATTGCTTAAAGTTTATACCCAGAAGGTTTCCCCTCTTATAATTTTTATCGATGATGCTCACTGGATTGACGAATTTTCACTGGAATTATTAAGCTACATTTTTAGGTCTGATGACGCGGGAAATTTTGCAGTTATCTTCGCCTCTCGAATTGAGGAGACTAAGGAAGACCTTACTAAAAAGTTCTTTGGGTTTTTGCGTAGAGATTTTATGGAAATACGCCTTATGCCCCTTGGAAAGGAGGAGTTGAAGCAACTTACTGTAATGGTCTTTGGGCAAAATGTTCCTGATTTCTTTGTTGATTTTCTCTTCCTTAAGAGTGGTGGGAATCCCTATATTGCCTACGAGTTGATTGAATCGTTAACGAAATCCGGAGATGTTTACTGGAATGGCGAATCATGGGAATTTAAGAAGGATTTCGATTTTGATGTGCCTTCCACCCTTTTGGCGTTGACAGAAATGAAAATTGCTTCCTTAGGGGCGAAGGAGCTCAATGTTCTTGAATATATGGCGGTCTTTGGGAAACCTGTTGACCTTGATCTGCTCTCGGATTTTACGAGTTTGAGGTACGAAGAGCTTATACCCATTATGGAAAGATTGGAAAATTTAGGGTTTATATCAAGGGATTTCGCTGGATCGTACTATGTACCCGAGGGTGTTTTTGTGGAATGTCTTTGCAAAAAATTAAGTGAAAATCGTCGGGCTATAATCCATAGCAGGATCGCTGACGTGCTGAAAGAAATTAGTCCGGAATCCGTTGAAGAGATTGCCCAACATTATTATAAGGGTGGCAATTTTGACGATGCTTTTGAGTTTTTATTGAAAGCTGCAGAAAGGGCAATTAGTTACTATGCTTTAAAAAATGCCATAACTTATTATTCCTGGGCCCTTGGATGTCTCGAGAAAAAACGTAGGGTCGAAGAGAAGGATAAAAGAAAAGCAGAAATTTTAGTAAAACGCTCAAAACTTTATTCGGAGGTTGGCGATCGAAAGTCCGCATTTGTTGACGCTGAGGAGGCTTTAAATATCGCTCTAAATGCTAAGGATATGGAGCTTCAAGCTGAGGCGAGTATGCAAGTTGGTGTGAGTCTCCTCAATTTGGCACGATATTCTGAAGCCATCGAAAGACTACAACATGCAAGCAGTTTGTTTGAAAAATTAAGGGATTTCAAGGGTGTGGTGGAATGTGACCTTCATCTCGGTTCGATCTTTCAGGAACAATCCAAATACAAGTTAAGCCAATCTTATTACACAAGAGCCTTAGAGACGGCAAAGAGTATTAATGATGAGGACCTGATAATGAAGGCCGGTTATCAACTGGCGTCTCTTTTTGTGGACATGGGGAATCTCGATGATGCGGTTCCTTTACTGAATGAAGCATTAAAGATTTCAAAAAAATTGAAGGACAAGAAGTTTGAGCTAAAGATTTCTAATCAGTTGGGTATCCTGTATGTGGAAAAGGGTGATCTGGATAAAGGAATAAAGCTTTTGCAGGATTCTCTCGAATTATCAAGGCAACTTTACGATCTGAGGACAGAAGCTGTCATTAGCCATAATCTTGGGATCATTTTATTCAAGCACATGGGGAAAACGAAAGAAGCAGTTGAGTACTTAGAAAGGAGCCTGAATGTCTTTTACTTGATTGGTGATAGGGTATCGGAATGCATAGTGTTGAGCTCCTTGGGAACGATTTATAAGTCTATGGGCAAGTATTCTGCAGTTAAGGAGAGTTTTTCGAAGTCTCTCAAAATCGCAAAAAGGAAATTAAGGCTGAAAGGCTCGTTCTAA
- a CDS encoding tetratricopeptide repeat protein: MDNGRLRSAFPKLQSSLRLARKLGLKDFEANILLSFGAYYYYIGDFREAERYLKESAKVAKEIDQLNTFAFANIALMRVYMDSGDLMKASELAEQVEKVVQKLMNEVIQIDFQLLTLELDFLLGKPVGLKKVSTIIEKCKTLGLQPRLADALVLAGRITARMEAIEKAREHFEKAIAILRKIGNVFYLARAYALYAEVLRYGGFKEESLLNYKKAYEIFKNLKTDAWTKVLSIPQPK; the protein is encoded by the coding sequence TTGGATAATGGCAGATTGAGGAGTGCTTTTCCGAAGCTGCAATCCTCTTTGCGTCTCGCGAGGAAACTTGGTTTAAAGGACTTCGAAGCCAATATTCTGTTATCCTTCGGTGCATATTACTATTATATTGGGGATTTCAGAGAAGCGGAACGTTACTTGAAAGAGAGTGCCAAGGTGGCTAAAGAAATAGATCAATTAAACACTTTTGCTTTTGCCAATATTGCTTTAATGCGGGTTTACATGGATTCTGGTGACCTCATGAAGGCTTCGGAGTTGGCTGAGCAGGTTGAAAAAGTGGTGCAAAAACTTATGAATGAAGTCATTCAAATAGACTTTCAGCTATTGACTTTGGAATTGGATTTCTTGCTTGGCAAACCTGTTGGCTTGAAAAAGGTAAGCACGATTATTGAGAAGTGTAAGACCCTTGGACTCCAACCGAGACTCGCGGACGCCTTAGTACTGGCAGGAAGGATCACGGCGAGAATGGAGGCCATAGAAAAGGCCCGTGAACATTTTGAGAAGGCAATAGCTATATTGAGGAAGATTGGTAATGTCTTTTATTTAGCGAGGGCTTATGCTTTGTATGCAGAAGTTTTGAGGTACGGTGGATTCAAAGAAGAGTCTTTATTAAACTACAAAAAGGCTTATGAAATATTCAAGAACTTGAAGACCGATGCCTGGACGAAGGTATTGTCAATTCCTCAACCTAAGTAG